Proteins encoded within one genomic window of Flavobacterium gilvum:
- a CDS encoding DUF6787 family protein: MKGLKQRWGLTSNWQLAVIFVVFAITGSASAWLSKPVCLWLGIAKADLGHWYTPIRLILIFPIYQVLLVAIGFLFGQFKFFWAFEKKMLKGMGLGFLFKE; this comes from the coding sequence ATGAAAGGATTAAAACAACGATGGGGACTTACATCCAATTGGCAATTGGCCGTTATATTTGTTGTTTTTGCCATTACGGGATCGGCATCTGCCTGGTTGTCCAAGCCGGTTTGTTTGTGGTTGGGAATTGCCAAAGCTGACTTAGGTCATTGGTACACACCAATTCGATTGATTTTAATTTTCCCAATCTATCAGGTCTTGTTGGTGGCAATTGGTTTTCTTTTTGGGCAATTCAAATTCTTTTGGGCTTTTGAAAAAAAAATGCTCAAAGGGATGGGATTAGGATTCCTGTTTAAAGAATAA